The Deltaproteobacteria bacterium genomic interval GAAGTGGAAGCCACGGCAGCGCGCCGGCTCGCCAGCATGCGCGACGTGCAGGCCGCTATCGACGAGGCATCACGAGCCGGGTGGAGACGCCGATTGAGTGCGGCTTGTGCGCCTTGCGCAGCGGCCGATCACCGCCGTGCGCTGCCCACCCAGTTCGTGCTATTGGAATCCGTGAGGTGGAAGCCGCGATGGAAGCGCCTGGCGAAGTGAGCAGGGTAGACAGTTACCCTGCGCTCAGCGAGCAACTGCTCCGCGAACTCGTACGACGGGTCTTGTCTGTGGGCTCCCCGCGCAAGATTGTCCTGTTTGGATCACACGCGGCCGGACGCGCGCGCCCGGACAGCGACCTCGATGTGCTGATCGTCGAGGACTCCGACCTCCCGCGCTATAAGCGCTCGGCCCGGTATCGCCGCGCGCTCTGCGGGCTCTTCCCGGCCAAAGACATCGTGGTCTGGACCCCGACAGAGATCGAGGAGTGGCGAGCCGTGCCCCACGCGTTCATCACGACCATCTTGGCCACCGGGAAAGTCCTGTATGAAGGATAACGCCGCCCTGGCGGCCGGCTGGATCCGCAAGGGGGATAGTGACCTCGCCGACGCCCGCCGTACGGTCGACAGCGACGGGCCCTACGACACGGCGTGCTTTCACGCGCAGCAGGCCGCTGAGAAATATCTCAAAGCGTTAAGCCGCTCCTGCCGCTGGCGGAGTTCTGCGAGCTGGACCTGACTGAGTTGTCGGGTTACGCGGTCGAACTTCGCTACGATGCAGATTTCTGGCCGGAACTGGGTACGGCCGGGCAAGCCGTGACCCTTGCGGAGCATGTGCGGCAACTGATCGTCTCGACACTGCCTGCAGAAGCCAAGCGGTAGCAATAGAGGTAGAGCGTCCGCTCTGGGATGCAAGCGTCGCCGCCGACGTGATCGCGGAAGTGGTCAGGGCATTCGACGGCTATCGGGCTCGGCGGCTCCGGCCATACTCAGGGCAGGCAACCTTGCGGCCGGTACTGGTAGCGAACGGAGACCTTACCCGGGGTGCCCGAAGAGAGGCCAGCACACGCGACATCCAATGCGTTGATGCAGCCGCTCTCTGGCAATTGCTCGATG includes:
- a CDS encoding nucleotidyltransferase domain-containing protein, whose product is MEAPGEVSRVDSYPALSEQLLRELVRRVLSVGSPRKIVLFGSHAAGRARPDSDLDVLIVEDSDLPRYKRSARYRRALCGLFPAKDIVVWTPTEIEEWRAVPHAFITTILATGKVLYEG